The Rhodococcus sp. ABRD24 genome contains the following window.
TGATGGATGCGAAGCGGGACGCGTTACGCGCGCACGCCACCCAGGTGACGGTCGCGCCGAGCGGGACGGAGTTCGCGCTCTCCAATGACGTTGCGCAGCCGATCCTCGCCGTCGAGCACTTCGTGCTGGTCCGGGGTGGTACCGGACCTATCGGACCCGATGGCCGCGAGCACGGCCTTTTCGGTGGGGTGTCCTGACCGGGCGCCGTATCCTGTGATCTACGCCACTGTCGTGGGGTCTCGATCGTCGGCGTAATGGGCTGCCGAGCGGGAGGGGCGACGAATGTACAACTGGGATGTACAGAACGCGATCGTGGCATTCGTGGACAGTTTGCGGCCGATGGCGCCCTACTATCGCGACCTCTACATCGGATCGCTGCACGCCTTCGCGGATCATCAAAGCGAGCTGCTGACGATGCTCGGCTATCCGCCGGTGCCGTGACGGTGACCCCGATGTCGCGCGGTCTGACCGGATGGCGCACCATCGGTGACATGACTGCCGCGAGCATCTACGTCGAGCAACCTGTGACTCCTGCCGAATCGCGCACGACATTGGCGTTGCTCGCGTTCGACGGTTTCCTGTGCGCGGTGCTGTCGGTGCTGTTCCTTCCCGCGTATTTCGGGACGATGCCGTTCCCGATCAGCATCCTCGTCGCGGCCGTCGTCAATCTGCTGCTGGTACTCGGCGCCCGCAAGTTCACCGATCGCGCGATTCTCACTGCGTTGCCGATCTTCGGCTGGCTGCTCGGCTTCCTCGTGTGCGTACTCGGTGGGCCGGGCGGCGACCTACTGGTGTTCTCGGACTGGCGGACGCTGTTGCTGTTCGTCGCCGCGGTGCTGCCCGCCGGCGTGTACCTGTTCCGGGTACAGCTCGAGTCGATGGTGGTGCGGGCGCAGGGTTAGTGCCGTACGCGGGTGGCTGGACGGCTCACCCGCGCACGGCACCGGCCGACGCTACCTCCTGTAGTACGCGGTCACTTCTTGTAGTACGCGGTCACGTCCTCGTTTCCGATCAGATCCGGCACTGTCCAGCCGTCGAGGTCGTACTCGCTCATGAACTGTTCGGCCAAGCCCTTCATTGCGGAAACCCCGCCGCGATTCTCCGCGGCGAACAGCAACTCCGCCTTGACGTTCTCGTGGTTGCCGGAGTAGTTGCGCTCGTAGAGTTCGTGTCGGCCGCCGAACTCGGACCCGATCGAGTCCCACAGCGCCTTCATGACCTTGACCCGGTCGACTGCAGTGATGCCGTCGCTGCCGCGGACGTACTTGTCGAGATACGGACGGACGTCGGGGTTCTTGAAGTCCGCCGCCGACGACGGCAGATAGATCAGGCCGGAGGCGACATCCTGCTCGATGATCTCCTTGATCCGCGGGTAGCCCTGGATCATGAACATCCGGTAGGTCAGGCCGTACTCGAGCTTGGGGATGACGGTGTCGCCGATCCACGGCTCGGGATCGCGGGCCATCGACTCGGTGAGCGACCAGAACAGGTTGCGCCAGCCGATCACCTCACCGACACGGGTCTGGACGCCGCGGAAGCCGCCGGCGCCGGTGGCGTCGAGGGCCTTCATGAGCAGTCCGGCAATGAAGTCGAGCTTGACCGCCAGCCTGGTGCAGCCCTGGAAGGTGAACCGCGGCAGGAAGCCGGACTGGGGGAAGAAGGCGTTGATCTTCTCGACGTCGCCGTACATGAACACGTTTTCCCACGGCACCAGCACCTTGTCGAAGATGAAGATGGCGTCGTTCTCGTCCATCCTGGACGAGAGCGGGTAGTCGAATGGCGAACCGACGATGGCGGCGTTTTGCGAGTAGGAGGCGCGCGAGATCAGTTTGATGCCAGGGGCATCCATCGGCACCGTGCAGATCAGTGCGTATTCCTTCTTCTTGATCGGCAGGCCGTAGTGGGCGATGAAGTTGTAGTTGGTGATCGCCGACCCGGTGGCGACGACCTTCGCGCCGGAGACGATGAGGCCGGCGTCGGTTTCCTTCTCGACCTTCATGAACACGTCACCGACCTGGTCCGGGGGCAGCTGACGATCGACCGGCGGGTTGATGATCGCGTGGTTCCAGTACAGGACCTTCTCCTGCGACTCGCGGTACCAGCGCTTGGCGTTGTCCTGGAAGGGGGCGTAGAGCTCGTTGTTCGCGTTGAGCGTGCCGAGGAAGCTGGCCTTGTAGTCGGGGGAGCGGCCCATCCAGCCGTAGGTCATGCGGGCCCAGGTGGCGATCGCATCGCGTTCGCGGAGCAGATCGTCGGAGCTGGTGGGCGTCTTGAAGAACGGCATGGTGATGCCGCCGTTGCCGGTGTCGGTGGGACAGGTGAGCGTGTCGACGTGCTCACCGGTGTGCATTGCGTCGTACAGGCGTGCGGTCATCCGGATCGAGTTGCGGAACGCCGGGTGGTTCCAGAACTCCTTGACCTTGTCGCCGTGCAGGTAGATTTCGCGGCCGTCCTTGATCGACTCGATGTACTCGTCGCCGGTCATGGGGCGGGAGGCGAAGTTCGCGGTCCGGTTCGCTTCGGAGTCGGCCGCGACATTGACCTGGGAACGGTCGACGTCCGTGACGGCGGGGCGGGGCTCGGTGGTGGTCATCGTCTCTCCTGTGTGGGGGATGGGGTCATGTGGTGGCACCCGACAGGTGCAGCGGTACGAAAGCGGTCTCGGAGTCGAACCAGCCGCGGTGCGGATCGTCCATCGATCCGTTCCAGGCGGCACTCCCACTCGGCGCGCCGAGATCGTGGAAAGTGCTGCGGTAGAAAAGCAACGGATCGACGTCGCGACACCGTGCGTCGGTGATCTCGCCAATGAAGATCACGTGGTCGCCGCCGTCGTATTCGCGCCACGGGACGCAGGACAGGGTGGCCGCACTGCCGGCGAGGATCGGTGCGGTCGGACCTTGCTCCCAGACCGGTTCGGGGGCCTGCGGGCGACCGGCGAAATGAAGCGCGACATCGGTCTGGTCCGCAGCGAGGATGTTCACGGCGAACGGTGATCCAGACAGGAACGAACATGCTTTGGAGGTTCGCGTCATCGTCACCTGACACAGTCGCGGTTCGAGGGAGACCGCCGTAAAGGCTGTGACGGTTGCGCCGTGGGGTGTGCCGTCCGGCTTGGTGCAGGTGATGACAGTGACTCCACTTGCGAACTGTCCGAATATGTTTCGCAGTCGACGCGAATCCATGTCGGTGCTCCTTGCTGGGGATGGTGGCTGTGACGGAAACCATAGGACGGCCGGACCGGGGCCGGCGATCCGCGCAGCGGCCTCGCTATCCGGATTGCGCGACCGGTTCGGCCATCCGTTGTTGCCAGGGGACGTGTTCCCGATCACACTGGGCCGAAGTCCCGAATCGGACGGGACGGGAAGGGCACGAGGAAATGGCGATGAACGTGACCGTCGACCCAAGTGATTGGGACGAGGCGGAGGACGTGGTCTCCGATGCGTACTTCCCGCACGACCTGACGCCGGTCTCGGCCGATTCCGAGCCGAATGTGAACGTGCGGGCCATGCAGTTGGGGTCGCTGCGCCTGGCGCGGATCGGTTGGGGAGCAGAGGTTTCCGTGGGAACGGAGCACCCTGGAGGGTACGCGGTGAACATTCCGCTGTCGGGCCGGATCGAATCGGTCAGTGCCGGCCGCGACGTGATCTCAGATGTGGGGAAGGCGTCCGTGTTCCGGCCGGATACCCCGGCTGTGATCACGCGGTGGACCGCGGACTGCGAGATCCTCGGCATCAAGATCGACCGGGACTACCTGCACCGCGAACTGGCGCGCGTCCTCGGACGTCCTGACCGCCGGTTGCCCGATCAGGTGGACCTGTCGACCGCGGCGGGGCAGAACTGGATGGGGTTGCTGCGCTCGATCGTCCGGCAGATACGGGACGGTGAGGTGCTGTGGCAGACCCCGGTTGTTGCCGAGCAGTTGTCGGGAGCCCTCACCGGAGCGTTCGTATTGGCGGTCCTGCCCGACGCCGCGGCGGCACCGCCGCGGCCGCGCATCGTCAAGCGGGTACTCGATCGTATCGACGAGGACCCGTCCCTCGCGTGGACTGCGAGCGACATGGCTGAGGCCGCAGGTGTGAGCGTCCGGCGTTTGCAGGAGGGGTTTCGGGAGTACCTGGGCATGTGTCCGCGCGATTACCTACTCGATGTCCGACTCTCGCGGATCCACGACGACCTGATGGCGGGAGATCCGTCGGTCACGTCGGTGACCGACGTTGCTCTGCACTGGGGTATCACCCACACCGGGCGGTTTGCGGCGGCCTATCGGCGCAAGTACGGGTATGCGCCCTCGGAGACATTGCGGTCGTGATGTTCGGGTACCGGTTCGTTCATCCGCGGTGGCCGAGGTCGGCGCTGAGCGCGTTCGCGGCGGAGACGACGTGCTGCGCAGCGGCGTCGCGGAACTCTTCGGGGGTGCTGCGCCCGGAGGAGGTGGAGCACGCGGTGACCGCGACGACAGCCCCCGTCGCGTCGCGGACGGGCGCGGCGAGCGAGATCAGGCCCTCCTCCAGTTCCGCGGAGGTGAGTGCATAGCCGAATTCTCGTACTCGGTCCAGTTCGGCTCGCAGATCTTCGGCGGAAGTCACCGTGGACGTCGCAAGCTTCTCGAACCGGGTTCCGGCGATCACTCGCTCGACGGTTGCGTCCGGCGCCCAGGCGAGCAGTGCGCGCCCCATCGATGTTGCGTAGGCCGGCACGCGGGTGCCGACCGAGACGTTGATGCTCATGATTCGTCGCACGGGCACGCGGGCGACGTACACCACGTCGGCCCCGTCGAGTACGCCGAGCGAGGCGGATTCGCTTGTGCGCTCGGACAGTTGAACGAGCTGCGGCATGGCGGATTCGACGAGGGCGTGGGACGCGGAGTAGTGCTGGGCGATGCTCAGGACGCGGGGTGTGAGCGACCACCGGGTGCCGTTCGCGGCGACGTAGCCGAGTTTCTGAAGGGTGAGCAGGATGCGGCGCACCGCCGGGCGGGACAGGTCGGTCTTGGTGGCGAGTTCGGCGAGCGACGGGGTGGGGTCCTGCTCGTCGAATGCGAGCAGCACGGCGAAGCCCCGTTCGATGCTCTGGATGAAATCCCGGTCTTCGTTTGACATTCGATGCTCCTGGCTGCGGGTTCGGTGTGACGTCGAGGTCGGGTGTTGACAATGGCTGTGACTCGACGCACAGTATGAGGTGTACGCAAAGCGATTGATGTGTACGCACAGCGTACATCCGGCGGGGCGCGACAGCCTCCCCTCCGCCGCCACAACTTTCTCGACCGTCACTGTTCGAGCCTCGACGAGGAGGACCCATGACCAGCACCGAAACGGCGACCGCGCACGCGTCGGGTAACGCCGCGACCGACAAGTTCAAGTCCGAGCGCGTATCGGCGGACACATCCAAGGAGCGAGCCGCCGCGATCTATCGGGACGTGCTCGCGGCTTTTGGGGAGATCATCCACAAGCACCGGGTGACGTACGACGAGTACCGGGTGGTCAAGCAGTGGATCATCGATGTCGGCGAGTACGGCGAGGTGCCGCTGTGGCTCGACGTGTTCGTCGAGCATGAGATCGAGGACGTCAATTACAGCCGCAACGCCCTCGCGGGTACCAAGGGCAGCATCGAGGGCCCGTACTACGTTGCGAACGCGCCCGAGCTGCCGTCCACATGCACGATGCCGATGACCGAGAAGGACGCCGAGGCAACCCCATTGGTGTTCTCCGGCCAGGTCACGGATCTCGCCGGCAACGGTCTCGCCGGCGCCACCGTCGAACTCTGGCACGCCGACGAGGACGGCTTCTACTCTCAGTTCGCGCCGAACCTGCCCGAGTGGAACCTGCGCGGCACCATCGTCTGCGATGACGAGGGCCGTTACGAGATCACCACGCTGCAGCCCGCGCCGTACCAGATCCCGCACGACGGGCCGACGGGCTGGTTCATCGAGTCCTTCGGCGGTCACCCGTGGCGGCCGGCCCATCTGCACCTGATGGTGAAGGCACCCGGCAAGCAGACCATTACGACCCAGCTGTACTTTGCGGGCGGTCAGTGGCTCGAGAACGACGTCGCGACCGCGACCAAGCCGGAACTGATCCTCGATCCGAAGGCTGGCGACGACGGCAAGAACTACGTGACCTACAACTTCGCCCTCGACCCCGAGGCCTGAGCTGAATCGAATGCCGGTGTCCCCCTTGGGCACCGGCATTCCGTACTTCCCGATCCGATTGAGAGCTGTTCGATGCCCGACCCCGATCTCGCCATCGTCTCCATCGAGACGACCATCATCGACGTGCCACTGGTGCGTCCGCACAAGTTCGCCACCACGACCGCCGAGAAGCAGCCGATCCTGCTCGTCGCGATCACCACCGCCGGCGGTGTCACCGGCCACGGCGAGGGTGTGGTCCCCGGCGGACCCTGGTGGGGTGGCGAATCCGTCGAGACGATGAAGGCGATCGTCGACCGCTACATCGCGCCGTACATCATCGGCCGGGGTGTGGACGAGATCACCGGCATCATGGTCGATCTCGAGAAGATCGTGGCGAACGCGAGATTCGCGAAGGCCGCCGTCGACGTCGCACTGCACGACGCGTACGCCCGGCACCTCGGTGTCGGGGTACACACGCTACTCGGTGGCGCATTCCGCACCGGCGTCGATGTCCGCTGGGCTCTCGGCGCCGCTCCGGTCGAGGAGATTCTCGACGAAGTTGCGCACAAGATGGAAGCGCGGCTGAACTTCTCCTTCAAACTCAAGATGGGTGCGCTGGACCCGGCAGTCGACACGGAGCGGGTGGTCTCGATCGCGCAGTCGCTCGGTGGCAAGGCGGGCGTGAGCATCGACGTCAACGCGCGGTGGGACCGCTTCACTGCGTTGCGTTTCGTGCCCGAACTCGTCGACGGCGGTGTCGAACTGATCGAGCAGCCCACCCCCGCCGAGCAGATCGAGGTGCTCGCCGAGCTCAATCACCTCGTCGCCGCACCGGTGATGGCCGATGAGTCGGTGCACACGCCGCACGACGCCCTCGAGATCGCCCGGATCGGAGCCGCCGATGTCATTGCCCTCAAGACGACGAAATGCGGTGGGTTGCAACGGAGCAAGGAAGTTGTCGCGGTCGCGAAGGCGGCCGGCATCCGCTGTCACGGCGCCACGTCCATCGAGGGGCCCATCGGCACCGCCGCCTCGATCCACTTCGCCTGCGCTGAGCCGGGCATCAATTTCGGAACCGAACTGTTCGGCCCCCAGCTGTTCGCCGTCGAACTGTTGCAGACCCCCCTCGACTACTCCGAGGGTCAGGTCCACCTGCCGCAGGGGCCCGGGCTCGGCGTCGAACTGGACATGGAAGTCGTCAGGCATCTCGCCCGCGACTGATCGCACGCACGAAGAAATAGGGAGAACCCCATGGCACTGTTTCACGTCCGGATGGACGTCGATATCCCCCGCGATCTGGAATCCACGGTGCGGGACGAGACGATCGCCCGCGAGAAGGCGTATTCGCAGGAGCTTCAGCGTCAGGGTAAGTGGGCGCACCTCTGGCGAATCGTCGGGCAGTACAGCAACATCAGCATTTTCGATGTGGACTCGTCCGACGAACTCCACGAGATCCTGTGGAACCTGCCACTCTTCCCGTTCATGACCATCGAGGTAACGCCGATGACGAAGCACGGCAGCTCGATCCGCTAAACGGACCGGCGCCAGATCCCGCCTGCTCCGGGGGTGACGGCGTCGATCAGCGCCCACGCCTGTTCGACCGGGAGATCGTGGACCACGTACCGTCCGGTGCCCGCCGGCGTCGCGGCGATCACGGACGCGACGCCGGCGCGGCGCTGGAAGAACGTCTGCCGCACGGTCCAGCCGATGATGCCGGCGGCCTCGACACTGTCGCGCCGACGGTCCAGGGAACCGCTGCGGGTGATCAGCCAGCCGGGCAGCACGGCGTGCCCGAGCCCGCGGTAGCGGTCCCACGCCAGTCCGGTTCCCGCGACGGCCACCGCGGCGACGCCCGCCCACACCGGCCACGGAACGTCACAGCCGGCGACGGCGAGTGCGACCGCGACGAGGGCCGCAAGGACGGCGGGCCACAGTGCACGGGCGTATCGGCGCCGGCGCGCAGCCGCGCCGTGCGGGACCAGCGCCACGGTCGCCTGCCGGTCGTCGCCGATCACGGTTGCCATCACTCGCTCGGCTTCGGCCCGTGGACTCTGCGGCAGCAGCAACGACGATTCGCTGTGCTCGGCGCTGACCCCAGTCATGATTGCATCGAGTCTGGCGCCGCCCGCGAGTCTCAGCAGTAGGGGCTCCGCCAGCGTCGCCCCGCGCAGCCGGGCCCGGTCCAGAGTGGTCTGCCGGGTCCGGAGCAGTCCGTGGCTCACATGCAGGGTCCGGCCGTTGTCGGTGATGCTCATGCGGCCGTAAACCACGAGGTAGCGCGCACACGCAAACACGCTCGCCGCAACGAAGAGGACCACGAGAGCGAGCAGGCCGAGTAGGGCGAGGATCAGCGCACCGGCCTGTTCGGCCGAGTCCACACCTTCCGAAATGGTGGGCGACTTCGCGATCCGGTCGGCAAGGCCGTACTGGAAGATGACGCCGACAAGTGCGCCGACCGCGATCAGCCCGGTGACCGAGAACGGTGCGTACCGCACCCACGACGGCGACCAGTGGCCGATCTCGGTGGCCGAATCTGCGTTCGGAACCTCGTTTGTCTGCGATGTGGGTACGGCTGCGTCGTCGGGGCCGGTCGGCGGCGTGCGGTGTCCCGCGAGCAGTGCGGCGCGCAGGCCCGGTACGACCGACGCGTCGAGTGCGTTGAGTTCGAACTTGTCGGATTCGTCGACACCCTGAGTCTGCCGCCCGGTCCCGATCCGCACGACGGCGAGCCCGAGCAATCGGTGCAGCAGCCCGGCCTCGACGTCGACCGAGCGGATGCGGGTGCGCGGGACCGACAGCACCTTCCGCTGGAACACCCCGCGCCGCAATTGCACGTGGACGGGACCGACGCGGTAGCTCGTCGTGAACCACCGAAGTACGCCGTAGATCACCAGCACAACGATGGCGACCAGGCTCCAGTACTGATTGCCGCTGCGACTGCCGACGACGACCGAGACGGCGACCACCGGAAGGAGTTTGACGACCTCGTTGATGGGGTGTACCAGCAGCATCCGCTTGTCCAGTCGCAGCCACGGCTGCTCCTCCTCGGACGCGAGCGCAGCCTCCCCGGACTGCTCGACGGGCACACTCACGTCGCGTCCCCGGCATTGCGGGCGGCGACCTCGGTGAGATGCGCGACGGCTCGGTCGGCGACATCCAGGTCGAGCGCGGCGATCTTCACGGCGCCCGCGGACGATGCGGTGGTCACGGTGACGGTCGCGAGGCCGAAGAAGCGGT
Protein-coding sequences here:
- a CDS encoding 4-hydroxyphenylacetate 3-hydroxylase N-terminal domain-containing protein, translating into MTTTEPRPAVTDVDRSQVNVAADSEANRTANFASRPMTGDEYIESIKDGREIYLHGDKVKEFWNHPAFRNSIRMTARLYDAMHTGEHVDTLTCPTDTGNGGITMPFFKTPTSSDDLLRERDAIATWARMTYGWMGRSPDYKASFLGTLNANNELYAPFQDNAKRWYRESQEKVLYWNHAIINPPVDRQLPPDQVGDVFMKVEKETDAGLIVSGAKVVATGSAITNYNFIAHYGLPIKKKEYALICTVPMDAPGIKLISRASYSQNAAIVGSPFDYPLSSRMDENDAIFIFDKVLVPWENVFMYGDVEKINAFFPQSGFLPRFTFQGCTRLAVKLDFIAGLLMKALDATGAGGFRGVQTRVGEVIGWRNLFWSLTESMARDPEPWIGDTVIPKLEYGLTYRMFMIQGYPRIKEIIEQDVASGLIYLPSSAADFKNPDVRPYLDKYVRGSDGITAVDRVKVMKALWDSIGSEFGGRHELYERNYSGNHENVKAELLFAAENRGGVSAMKGLAEQFMSEYDLDGWTVPDLIGNEDVTAYYKK
- a CDS encoding flavin reductase family protein, whose protein sequence is MDSRRLRNIFGQFASGVTVITCTKPDGTPHGATVTAFTAVSLEPRLCQVTMTRTSKACSFLSGSPFAVNILAADQTDVALHFAGRPQAPEPVWEQGPTAPILAGSAATLSCVPWREYDGGDHVIFIGEITDARCRDVDPLLFYRSTFHDLGAPSGSAAWNGSMDDPHRGWFDSETAFVPLHLSGATT
- a CDS encoding AraC family transcriptional regulator; this encodes MNVTVDPSDWDEAEDVVSDAYFPHDLTPVSADSEPNVNVRAMQLGSLRLARIGWGAEVSVGTEHPGGYAVNIPLSGRIESVSAGRDVISDVGKASVFRPDTPAVITRWTADCEILGIKIDRDYLHRELARVLGRPDRRLPDQVDLSTAAGQNWMGLLRSIVRQIRDGEVLWQTPVVAEQLSGALTGAFVLAVLPDAAAAPPRPRIVKRVLDRIDEDPSLAWTASDMAEAAGVSVRRLQEGFREYLGMCPRDYLLDVRLSRIHDDLMAGDPSVTSVTDVALHWGITHTGRFAAAYRRKYGYAPSETLRS
- a CDS encoding IclR family transcriptional regulator C-terminal domain-containing protein, which encodes MSNEDRDFIQSIERGFAVLLAFDEQDPTPSLAELATKTDLSRPAVRRILLTLQKLGYVAANGTRWSLTPRVLSIAQHYSASHALVESAMPQLVQLSERTSESASLGVLDGADVVYVARVPVRRIMSINVSVGTRVPAYATSMGRALLAWAPDATVERVIAGTRFEKLATSTVTSAEDLRAELDRVREFGYALTSAELEEGLISLAAPVRDATGAVVAVTACSTSSGRSTPEEFRDAAAQHVVSAANALSADLGHRG
- the catA gene encoding catechol 1,2-dioxygenase, with translation MTSTETATAHASGNAATDKFKSERVSADTSKERAAAIYRDVLAAFGEIIHKHRVTYDEYRVVKQWIIDVGEYGEVPLWLDVFVEHEIEDVNYSRNALAGTKGSIEGPYYVANAPELPSTCTMPMTEKDAEATPLVFSGQVTDLAGNGLAGATVELWHADEDGFYSQFAPNLPEWNLRGTIVCDDEGRYEITTLQPAPYQIPHDGPTGWFIESFGGHPWRPAHLHLMVKAPGKQTITTQLYFAGGQWLENDVATATKPELILDPKAGDDGKNYVTYNFALDPEA
- a CDS encoding muconate/chloromuconate family cycloisomerase, whose translation is MPDPDLAIVSIETTIIDVPLVRPHKFATTTAEKQPILLVAITTAGGVTGHGEGVVPGGPWWGGESVETMKAIVDRYIAPYIIGRGVDEITGIMVDLEKIVANARFAKAAVDVALHDAYARHLGVGVHTLLGGAFRTGVDVRWALGAAPVEEILDEVAHKMEARLNFSFKLKMGALDPAVDTERVVSIAQSLGGKAGVSIDVNARWDRFTALRFVPELVDGGVELIEQPTPAEQIEVLAELNHLVAAPVMADESVHTPHDALEIARIGAADVIALKTTKCGGLQRSKEVVAVAKAAGIRCHGATSIEGPIGTAASIHFACAEPGINFGTELFGPQLFAVELLQTPLDYSEGQVHLPQGPGLGVELDMEVVRHLARD
- the catC gene encoding muconolactone Delta-isomerase; this encodes MALFHVRMDVDIPRDLESTVRDETIAREKAYSQELQRQGKWAHLWRIVGQYSNISIFDVDSSDELHEILWNLPLFPFMTIEVTPMTKHGSSIR
- a CDS encoding PH domain-containing protein encodes the protein MLLVHPINEVVKLLPVVAVSVVVGSRSGNQYWSLVAIVVLVIYGVLRWFTTSYRVGPVHVQLRRGVFQRKVLSVPRTRIRSVDVEAGLLHRLLGLAVVRIGTGRQTQGVDESDKFELNALDASVVPGLRAALLAGHRTPPTGPDDAAVPTSQTNEVPNADSATEIGHWSPSWVRYAPFSVTGLIAVGALVGVIFQYGLADRIAKSPTISEGVDSAEQAGALILALLGLLALVVLFVAASVFACARYLVVYGRMSITDNGRTLHVSHGLLRTRQTTLDRARLRGATLAEPLLLRLAGGARLDAIMTGVSAEHSESSLLLPQSPRAEAERVMATVIGDDRQATVALVPHGAAARRRRYARALWPAVLAALVAVALAVAGCDVPWPVWAGVAAVAVAGTGLAWDRYRGLGHAVLPGWLITRSGSLDRRRDSVEAAGIIGWTVRQTFFQRRAGVASVIAATPAGTGRYVVHDLPVEQAWALIDAVTPGAGGIWRRSV